A genome region from Vibrio tapetis subsp. tapetis includes the following:
- the fusA gene encoding elongation factor G — translation MTDLSKYRNIGIFAHVDAGKTTTTERILKLTGQIHKTGEVHDGESTTDFMEQEAERGITIQSAAVSCFWNDHRFNVIDTPGHVDFTVEVYRSLKVLDGGIGVFCGSGGVEPQSETNWRYANESEVARIIFVNKLDRMGADFYRVVKQTKDVLGANPLVMVLPIGIEDGFVGVVDLLTRKAFVWDDTGLPENYELQDVPADMVDQVEEYREMLVETAVEQDDDLMEAYMEGEEPTIEQLKACIRKGTRTMAFFPAYCGSAFKNKGMQLILDAVVDYLPSPTEVDPQPLMDEAGEETGEHAIVSTEETFKALAFKIMDDRFGALTFVRIYSGVLNKGDTILNSFTGKTERVGRMVEMQADDRNELTRAQAGDIIAIVGMKNVQTGHTLCNPKDSVTLEPMVFPVPVISIAVTPKDKGGSEKMGVAIGKMVAEDPSFQVETDEETGETILKGMGELHLDIKVDILKRTYGVDLTVGAPQVAYRETITQAVEDSYTHKKQSGGSGQFGKIDYTMKPGEVGSGFSFKSSVVGGNVPKEFWPAIEKGFKGMMDTGVLAGFPVLDVEIELFDGGFHAVDSSAVAFEIAAKGAFRQSMPKAGAQLLEPIMAVDVFTPDDHVGDVIGDLNRRRGMIKDQMAGVTGVRVKADIPLSEMFGYIGSLRTMTSGRGQFSMEFSHYAPCPMNVAEEVIAKVKEEKANK, via the coding sequence ATGACTGATTTATCAAAATACAGAAACATTGGTATTTTCGCGCACGTTGATGCGGGTAAAACCACGACAACTGAGCGTATCCTAAAGCTTACTGGCCAGATCCACAAAACTGGTGAAGTTCACGATGGTGAGTCAACTACTGACTTCATGGAACAGGAAGCTGAGCGCGGAATTACTATCCAATCTGCAGCGGTAAGTTGTTTCTGGAATGATCACCGTTTTAACGTTATCGATACTCCGGGACACGTTGACTTCACAGTAGAAGTTTACCGTTCTCTTAAAGTTCTTGATGGCGGCATCGGCGTATTCTGTGGTTCTGGTGGTGTTGAACCACAATCAGAAACTAACTGGCGTTACGCGAACGAATCAGAAGTTGCACGTATCATCTTCGTTAACAAACTAGACCGTATGGGCGCTGACTTCTACCGTGTTGTTAAGCAAACTAAAGACGTACTAGGTGCTAACCCACTAGTAATGGTTCTACCTATCGGTATCGAAGACGGTTTCGTTGGTGTTGTAGACCTTCTTACTCGTAAAGCTTTCGTATGGGATGACACTGGTCTTCCAGAAAACTACGAGCTTCAAGACGTTCCAGCTGACATGGTTGATCAGGTTGAAGAATACCGTGAGATGCTAGTTGAAACTGCTGTTGAGCAAGACGATGACCTAATGGAAGCTTACATGGAAGGCGAAGAGCCGACTATCGAGCAACTTAAAGCATGTATCCGTAAGGGTACTCGCACAATGGCATTCTTCCCAGCTTACTGTGGTTCTGCGTTCAAAAACAAAGGCATGCAACTTATCCTTGATGCTGTAGTTGATTACCTACCTTCTCCAACTGAAGTTGATCCACAACCTCTAATGGACGAAGCAGGCGAAGAAACTGGCGAGCACGCGATCGTTTCTACTGAAGAAACGTTCAAAGCGCTAGCATTCAAAATCATGGATGACCGTTTCGGTGCTCTAACGTTCGTACGTATCTACTCAGGTGTATTGAACAAGGGTGACACTATCCTTAACTCATTCACGGGTAAAACTGAGCGTGTTGGCCGTATGGTTGAGATGCAAGCAGACGACCGTAACGAACTTACTCGCGCTCAAGCGGGTGATATCATCGCTATCGTTGGTATGAAGAACGTTCAAACTGGTCACACTCTGTGTAACCCTAAAGATTCAGTAACACTAGAGCCAATGGTTTTCCCTGTTCCTGTAATCTCAATTGCTGTTACGCCTAAAGATAAAGGCGGCTCTGAAAAAATGGGTGTTGCAATTGGTAAAATGGTTGCAGAAGATCCGTCTTTCCAAGTTGAAACTGACGAAGAAACTGGCGAAACTATCCTAAAAGGTATGGGTGAGCTTCACCTAGACATCAAAGTAGACATCCTTAAGCGTACTTACGGTGTTGACTTGACTGTTGGTGCTCCTCAAGTTGCTTACCGTGAAACTATTACTCAAGCAGTTGAAGATAGCTACACGCATAAGAAACAATCTGGTGGTTCTGGTCAGTTCGGTAAGATCGACTACACAATGAAACCAGGTGAAGTTGGTTCAGGTTTCTCGTTCAAGTCTTCTGTTGTGGGCGGTAACGTTCCTAAAGAATTCTGGCCTGCAATCGAGAAAGGCTTCAAAGGCATGATGGATACTGGTGTTCTAGCTGGTTTCCCTGTTCTTGATGTTGAAATCGAACTTTTCGATGGTGGCTTCCACGCAGTCGATTCATCTGCAGTAGCATTTGAAATCGCAGCAAAAGGCGCATTCCGTCAATCTATGCCAAAAGCTGGTGCACAACTTCTAGAGCCAATCATGGCTGTAGACGTGTTCACTCCAGACGATCACGTTGGTGATGTAATCGGTGACCTTAACCGTCGTCGTGGAATGATCAAAGACCAAATGGCTGGCGTAACTGGTGTTCGTGTTAAAGCTGACATCCCTCTTTCTGAGATGTTCGGTTACATCGGTTCTCTACGTACAATGACTTCTGGTCGTGGTCAGTTCTCTATGGAGTTCTCTCACTACGCACCATGTCCAATGAACGTAGCTGAAGAAGTTATCGCTAAAGTTAAAGAAGAAAAAGCGAACAAATAA
- a CDS encoding Flp family type IVb pilin: MNFLTRIYIKAQVLRFAKDERGVTAIEYAIIGVAIATAVALAFDTNLSAALSGAMTKITAKVNPS, from the coding sequence ATGAATTTTCTTACACGTATTTATATAAAAGCTCAAGTCCTACGTTTTGCTAAAGATGAACGAGGTGTTACAGCAATAGAATATGCAATTATTGGAGTAGCCATTGCCACAGCTGTTGCCTTAGCGTTCGATACAAACTTGAGTGCAGCACTGTCAGGTGCAATGACTAAGATTACAGCCAAGGTGAATCCTTCTTAG
- a CDS encoding prepilin peptidase produces the protein MTAEVLMFFIFVRICYTDIFYRKIENGVLVLLLITLFLFGLINLNSQLLVSLAFLVIGGIFLKGIIAPGDIKLVAVILAATDINYVLLFFVMTLFIGGVLAIVYLIKNRFVDSSAKNNGLPYGVPISISGFLLLVTSL, from the coding sequence TTGACTGCTGAAGTGTTGATGTTTTTTATCTTTGTTAGGATTTGTTATACCGACATATTCTACAGGAAAATAGAAAATGGGGTGCTTGTACTTCTATTAATTACTTTGTTTTTATTTGGGCTTATAAATTTAAATAGCCAACTATTAGTATCTCTAGCCTTTTTAGTTATTGGCGGGATATTTCTGAAAGGGATTATTGCGCCCGGAGATATTAAATTGGTCGCTGTTATATTAGCAGCGACTGACATTAATTATGTGCTTCTATTTTTTGTGATGACACTATTCATCGGAGGAGTACTGGCTATTGTCTATTTAATTAAGAATCGTTTTGTAGATTCGTCCGCTAAAAATAATGGTTTACCTTATGGTGTACCTATATCTATAAGTGGTTTTTTGTTACTCGTCACTTCTTTATAA
- a CDS encoding VF530 family DNA-binding protein produces MEQENNPLHGITLKKLLTELVDHYGWEELSYMVNINCFKSDPSINSSLKFLRKTDWAREKVEKIYIDLKR; encoded by the coding sequence ATGGAACAAGAAAACAACCCTTTGCATGGGATCACGCTAAAAAAATTACTGACAGAATTAGTCGATCATTATGGCTGGGAAGAGCTGAGCTACATGGTCAATATCAACTGCTTCAAAAGTGATCCAAGCATAAACTCAAGCCTGAAATTCCTCCGAAAAACCGATTGGGCGCGTGAGAAAGTTGAAAAGATCTATATTGATTTGAAGAGATAA
- a CDS encoding transposase, with protein MPNFKTDYSNQNMFVPIIIDEQLIPGTIEYAISHIVDNHLDLSPFDAHYHNDKNGAAAYPPSIMLKVIFYAYSLGMLTSRRIERACINNVTFMCLSGDERPHFTTIAAFIAQMKDTIEPLFTQVLMICDEQGLIGRNMFAIDGCKISSNASKEWSGTHEELRRKKEKLQRASQRIIERHQSQDSLPNEVIEQDLRQKQKLDSSADKIGSFLASTKDKLGSSKKPVKSNITDNDSAKMTTSKGTIQGYNGIAITDDKHQIILHSQVWGSVGEQQTLKPAVLALKEQLEKLPNSSKRTTKFTADSGFHSKTNLKFLSETPYDCYIADTGFRSRNPLFQNSETYQTEQAKKRKKRSKTGKTCYSISMFEFNQDDMTCRCPAGNMMRLSSKNAVIRGERGAQFCGYLNDCRQCVHQPLCMRKPPGKQVGRQVFFIYKNTKDFDHMQAMKDKIDSPEGRRQYSKRLGCVEPVFGNITVNKQMNRFTLRGQEKVNAQWAMFSMLHNMEKLRNCII; from the coding sequence ATGCCCAACTTCAAAACCGATTACTCGAACCAAAACATGTTCGTCCCTATCATCATCGATGAACAACTCATCCCCGGAACTATTGAGTATGCGATTTCCCACATTGTCGATAACCACCTCGACCTCTCGCCCTTTGATGCGCACTACCACAACGACAAAAACGGGGCGGCGGCTTATCCACCCTCCATCATGCTTAAGGTTATTTTTTACGCCTATTCCCTCGGCATGTTAACTAGCCGACGCATAGAAAGAGCCTGCATCAACAATGTCACTTTCATGTGCTTATCGGGCGACGAGCGACCACACTTCACCACTATCGCGGCTTTCATCGCACAAATGAAGGACACCATCGAACCACTGTTCACTCAGGTTCTCATGATATGCGATGAACAAGGCCTAATAGGCCGTAACATGTTTGCTATTGATGGCTGTAAAATTTCATCCAATGCCAGTAAGGAATGGAGTGGCACACACGAAGAGCTTCGCCGTAAAAAAGAAAAACTACAGCGGGCGAGCCAGCGAATTATCGAGCGTCATCAAAGCCAAGATTCGCTCCCAAATGAAGTTATCGAACAAGACCTAAGACAAAAACAAAAGCTTGATAGCAGCGCCGATAAAATAGGTTCATTTCTGGCGAGCACTAAAGACAAATTGGGCAGCAGTAAAAAACCCGTAAAAAGCAACATCACGGACAATGACAGCGCTAAAATGACCACCTCAAAAGGTACGATTCAAGGTTATAACGGCATCGCCATCACGGATGACAAGCACCAAATTATTTTACACAGCCAAGTGTGGGGAAGCGTTGGTGAACAGCAAACATTAAAGCCTGCAGTGCTCGCTTTGAAAGAACAATTAGAGAAGCTACCCAACAGCTCAAAGCGCACCACCAAGTTCACCGCAGACAGCGGATTTCATAGTAAAACCAACCTCAAGTTCCTGTCTGAGACTCCTTATGATTGTTACATAGCAGACACTGGATTTCGCAGCCGTAATCCGCTGTTTCAAAACAGTGAAACCTATCAGACCGAGCAAGCGAAAAAACGAAAGAAACGCTCGAAAACAGGTAAAACCTGTTACTCCATTTCTATGTTCGAGTTCAACCAAGACGACATGACTTGCCGATGCCCTGCAGGAAATATGATGCGGCTGAGCAGCAAGAACGCCGTCATCCGTGGAGAGCGTGGTGCTCAGTTTTGTGGATACCTAAACGACTGCAGACAATGCGTTCATCAACCGCTGTGCATGAGAAAACCGCCTGGCAAGCAAGTCGGTCGACAAGTCTTCTTCATCTACAAAAACACCAAAGACTTTGACCACATGCAAGCCATGAAAGACAAGATTGATAGCCCAGAAGGAAGGCGGCAATACAGTAAACGGCTTGGGTGTGTTGAACCTGTTTTTGGCAACATCACCGTCAACAAACAGATGAATCGATTTACGCTAAGAGGACAAGAGAAAGTGAACGCCCAATGGGCGATGTTCAGCATGCTTCACAACATGGAAAAGCTACGGAATTGCATCATCTAG
- a CDS encoding type II and III secretion system protein family protein: MITKMIKAIALVFTLISSCVYAARIVNLAEGDATTIDVPSGISSVFISNPDIADYQVIDQNKVVVFGKQIGSATMMVFDDEGATQVARKLIVNKSLVHIQQQIQLRYPKADVSIYNLAEQAVLSGTVATQEQKDGIYNLVGELLGKDAEVTNVAWKLGTESYNMDFMQKTKFKGVVNNIDVVSTKQVNVKISVAEVSHSFLENFGVEIGTTEAGVFVDQLTRISASDIISVITALGDENVGQVLAEPNLSVISGETASFLLVGGELPVVTIVDGGTNVLYKEYGIRLELMAKVLRDDKIKLSLMPEVSSLDNQYENATYNLPALKTRRARTTIELGDGQSFVLGGLLNTEDRESLRKIPYIGDIPILGALFRKTGTERKKTELVIVATVNLVEPVKASQIQLPMMERTTNLSRFFAIDKSYPKSEEKWLQQVLASGGFKQ, from the coding sequence ATGATTACAAAAATGATCAAAGCGATTGCTCTAGTCTTTACGCTTATTAGTAGTTGTGTGTATGCGGCGAGAATCGTGAATTTAGCTGAAGGTGACGCGACAACAATAGATGTTCCGTCGGGCATTAGCTCAGTCTTTATCTCAAACCCCGATATTGCTGATTATCAAGTCATTGATCAAAACAAAGTAGTGGTGTTTGGTAAACAAATAGGCAGTGCCACCATGATGGTCTTTGATGACGAAGGTGCTACACAGGTGGCCAGAAAACTGATTGTAAATAAAAGCTTGGTGCATATTCAGCAGCAAATTCAACTTCGTTACCCAAAAGCTGATGTGAGTATTTACAATTTGGCTGAGCAAGCTGTACTCAGTGGTACCGTCGCGACTCAAGAGCAAAAAGATGGCATTTACAATCTTGTAGGGGAGCTATTAGGCAAAGATGCTGAAGTAACTAACGTGGCATGGAAGTTAGGTACTGAAAGCTACAACATGGATTTTATGCAAAAAACTAAGTTCAAAGGAGTGGTAAATAACATAGACGTTGTTTCTACCAAGCAAGTAAACGTAAAAATATCGGTTGCTGAAGTCTCTCATTCCTTTTTAGAAAACTTTGGTGTTGAAATCGGAACCACTGAGGCTGGTGTCTTTGTTGATCAGCTGACGAGGATAAGTGCAAGTGACATTATTTCTGTGATTACTGCCTTGGGTGATGAAAATGTTGGCCAAGTCCTTGCTGAACCAAACCTTTCTGTAATTTCTGGTGAAACTGCCAGCTTCCTTCTTGTTGGTGGTGAACTACCAGTAGTCACGATCGTAGATGGTGGTACAAACGTTCTCTACAAAGAATATGGTATTCGTTTAGAGCTGATGGCCAAAGTGCTACGTGACGACAAAATAAAACTTTCCTTGATGCCTGAGGTCAGTTCTCTTGATAACCAGTACGAAAATGCCACCTATAATTTACCAGCATTAAAAACCAGACGAGCACGTACAACCATTGAATTAGGGGATGGGCAAAGCTTTGTTTTGGGGGGGTTGCTCAATACTGAAGACAGAGAGTCGCTGCGAAAAATACCTTATATCGGCGATATCCCTATTTTGGGTGCTTTGTTTCGAAAAACAGGGACAGAACGTAAGAAAACCGAACTGGTCATTGTTGCGACCGTTAATCTCGTCGAGCCAGTTAAGGCATCTCAGATTCAATTACCCATGATGGAAAGAACCACTAATTTGAGCCGCTTCTTTGCGATAGATAAAAGCTATCCGAAATCAGAAGAGAAATGGTTACAGCAGGTACTGGCTAGCGGAGGGTTCAAACAATGA
- a CDS encoding AMP-binding protein, which translates to MIQPVSTLNPACSLPPPNEMILKWAEERPNEVYLRQIKDRQFVDFTFQQVADQALKLVTALQDLGAQPGDKIALISKNCAEWFIVDLALMLGDFVSVPIFPTAGSDTIAYCLTHSESKILIAGKLDDSKASVDAICTLPDLVTIALPYDSAPPCKHQFTELIRDVQPSALRPEHHDDKLMSLVYTSGTSGLPKGAMLTYGAFSWSVQRLIDHIGIQGNDRLFSYLPLAHITERVYIFGSSIMGGVPTAFPESLDTFIEDVKMHRPTLFISVPRLWALFQQRIQDKLPQRKLNILLKIPFINGIIKKKLIEGLGLDKARVLGCGSAPVSPSLLEWYHSVGINITEAWGMTESFAYSTLNYPFRGDKIGTVGNAGPGIELKIAEDEEILVRGQGLFAGYYKNDEATTESFNKEGWLYTGDIGHIDSDGYLTILGRKKDTFKTAKGKFVAPVPIENKLFEYSRVEMMCLIGSGLPAPILLAVPHEFTNFDHDRYERTTQRVIKRMNESLESHEQIKGVLMIKDPWSIENGILTPTLKIKRHVLEKKYHDQCAQWPKGQLVVWEE; encoded by the coding sequence ATGATTCAGCCAGTAAGCACATTGAACCCAGCCTGCTCCCTACCACCGCCAAACGAAATGATCTTGAAGTGGGCTGAAGAACGCCCTAATGAGGTTTATCTTAGACAAATTAAAGATCGCCAATTTGTCGATTTCACTTTCCAACAAGTGGCTGATCAAGCACTTAAACTAGTGACCGCTTTGCAAGACCTTGGAGCTCAGCCTGGCGACAAAATTGCTCTGATTTCTAAAAACTGTGCTGAGTGGTTTATCGTTGATTTAGCGTTAATGCTCGGCGACTTTGTTAGCGTACCTATTTTCCCTACTGCGGGTAGCGACACTATCGCGTATTGCTTAACACATAGTGAAAGTAAGATTCTCATCGCGGGAAAATTGGATGATTCGAAAGCAAGTGTTGATGCTATTTGCACATTACCCGACTTAGTCACTATCGCGCTACCTTACGACAGTGCACCTCCATGTAAGCATCAATTTACCGAACTTATTCGCGATGTTCAGCCAAGCGCACTTCGACCAGAGCACCATGACGATAAGCTCATGTCGCTAGTGTACACATCGGGAACATCTGGTTTACCTAAAGGCGCAATGTTGACCTATGGCGCCTTTAGTTGGTCGGTACAACGTTTAATCGATCATATTGGCATTCAAGGCAATGACCGCCTGTTTTCTTATTTGCCCCTCGCTCACATTACCGAACGAGTCTATATCTTTGGTTCGTCCATTATGGGAGGCGTTCCGACGGCCTTTCCTGAGTCTTTAGACACCTTCATTGAAGATGTCAAAATGCATCGCCCTACTTTGTTTATCTCAGTACCACGCTTATGGGCGCTATTCCAACAACGAATTCAAGACAAATTACCGCAAAGAAAGCTGAATATCCTACTAAAGATTCCGTTTATCAATGGCATCATTAAAAAGAAATTAATCGAAGGGCTGGGCTTAGACAAAGCTCGAGTCTTAGGCTGCGGTTCAGCCCCCGTATCTCCATCACTGCTTGAGTGGTATCACTCGGTAGGAATTAATATTACCGAAGCCTGGGGAATGACGGAGTCGTTTGCTTATAGCACACTGAACTATCCGTTTAGAGGTGACAAAATTGGTACAGTAGGTAACGCAGGGCCGGGTATAGAACTAAAGATTGCTGAAGATGAAGAAATTCTAGTGCGTGGCCAGGGGTTATTTGCTGGCTATTATAAAAATGATGAGGCGACGACCGAATCTTTTAATAAAGAAGGTTGGTTATACACTGGCGACATTGGTCACATCGATAGTGATGGCTACCTTACCATCCTTGGAAGAAAGAAAGACACATTTAAAACAGCTAAAGGTAAGTTCGTAGCCCCTGTTCCTATTGAAAATAAGCTATTCGAATACAGCCGCGTTGAAATGATGTGTTTGATTGGTTCTGGTCTTCCCGCTCCGATCTTACTTGCTGTCCCTCATGAGTTTACCAATTTCGATCACGACCGTTATGAGCGTACGACTCAACGAGTAATAAAGCGGATGAACGAATCACTTGAATCCCATGAGCAAATCAAAGGCGTTTTAATGATTAAAGACCCTTGGAGCATTGAGAACGGCATTCTTACTCCAACGTTGAAAATCAAGCGTCACGTGTTAGAAAAGAAATATCACGATCAATGTGCACAGTGGCCTAAAGGTCAACTAGTGGTTTGGGAGGAATAA
- the cpaB gene encoding Flp pilus assembly protein CpaB encodes MRLRILLPVILILTGAALYGASKSYLTQVAPKEVVEEAPPVMVEIIVASKSMITKHLLVQADIKSISVLEESAIKMGYVADEKFEWHDGLLVKAAVAEGQFITRDLFLAPDDSEYIDFIIEKGYVPYPISVSESAIVGGVIRNGTLVDIVALSSVNQNLANDDEVGTFQSVSISPVLMAVKVLKVEQNITPATKNSSEKKDTSLILELTRKQVAKLAIAKNIAQIEVHKSLGVEEAEQLHADAGDVLPDYRAIKEYRAGKVSIR; translated from the coding sequence ATGAGGTTAAGAATTTTACTTCCCGTTATTTTGATATTGACAGGGGCTGCGCTGTACGGTGCATCAAAGTCTTATTTAACTCAGGTTGCACCCAAAGAAGTTGTGGAAGAAGCGCCGCCTGTGATGGTTGAGATCATAGTTGCTAGTAAATCAATGATAACCAAGCACCTTCTAGTTCAGGCTGACATTAAATCAATATCAGTTTTAGAAGAAAGTGCGATCAAAATGGGATATGTCGCAGACGAAAAATTTGAGTGGCATGATGGGTTACTGGTCAAGGCTGCTGTAGCGGAAGGGCAGTTTATTACTCGGGATTTGTTTTTGGCTCCTGATGATAGTGAGTACATCGATTTTATTATCGAGAAAGGTTATGTCCCATACCCAATATCTGTATCTGAGAGTGCGATTGTTGGTGGTGTTATACGAAATGGCACTTTGGTCGATATTGTTGCTCTATCTTCTGTTAATCAAAATTTAGCGAATGATGATGAAGTGGGGACATTTCAAAGCGTTTCTATTTCGCCGGTACTGATGGCTGTAAAAGTCTTGAAGGTTGAACAAAATATTACGCCTGCAACAAAGAACTCCTCTGAAAAGAAAGACACCAGTTTGATTTTGGAGTTAACTCGAAAACAGGTCGCTAAGCTCGCTATCGCTAAAAATATCGCGCAAATTGAAGTTCATAAGTCGCTAGGTGTAGAAGAAGCAGAGCAACTTCATGCTGATGCAGGCGACGTGTTACCTGACTACAGAGCAATTAAAGAGTATCGCGCAGGTAAAGTGAGTATTCGATAA
- a CDS encoding AAA family ATPase — translation MFDLVDVLKKGEKKAPEEKSDISSVLFYQTEQCRSMVKEAYKFEGYLPPTLSENTDALISENVRGANVEIIIVELNQSQNVTQDAERISHLLPNDASVVIVGSEDAISTIRNLKKLGFYYLFWPVNKEEMIDFVKSVWDNRRRANGIGKRRKAKRISIIGSKGGIGTTMITAEVSLLLTEEKHASCIIVDNHYQGGNLDIMLGIEKFEKMEVRPGSLASSLDNTSAQSLLKKRNSMLSVLALTSNDLSAQDLKEYTKSVMDNVAEDANFVIEDFSANAALNFSYSEIVEVSDCLVIAFTPTVASLREAARMKKRITEINDKDSLRMILLLNHVQPEAMSTVSVAEAEQYLEAPIDIKLPYIKKLDSRLLENKRLVTLRGAPSREVRKLASLILGEDGSAKKKGLSFSFGKG, via the coding sequence ATGTTTGATCTAGTTGATGTACTGAAAAAAGGCGAGAAGAAAGCACCAGAAGAGAAGTCTGATATTTCATCGGTGCTGTTTTATCAAACAGAGCAGTGTCGCTCAATGGTTAAAGAAGCCTATAAATTTGAAGGTTACTTGCCTCCGACGCTCAGTGAAAATACTGATGCTCTGATCTCCGAGAATGTACGTGGCGCAAATGTCGAAATTATTATTGTTGAACTCAACCAAAGCCAAAATGTAACGCAAGATGCTGAACGGATCAGTCATTTGCTTCCCAACGATGCTTCCGTGGTGATTGTTGGCAGCGAAGACGCGATATCTACGATTCGTAATCTAAAAAAATTGGGTTTTTACTATTTGTTTTGGCCCGTCAACAAAGAAGAGATGATCGATTTTGTAAAAAGTGTTTGGGATAACCGACGAAGAGCAAATGGCATTGGCAAAAGAAGAAAAGCAAAAAGGATCAGTATCATCGGCAGTAAAGGTGGTATTGGCACCACAATGATAACCGCCGAAGTTAGCCTGTTACTGACTGAAGAAAAGCACGCCTCTTGCATCATCGTTGATAATCATTATCAAGGTGGAAATCTCGATATCATGTTAGGTATTGAAAAGTTCGAGAAAATGGAAGTCCGTCCCGGCTCCTTGGCGAGTAGCTTGGACAATACATCGGCACAGAGCTTGCTGAAAAAGCGCAATAGTATGTTGTCGGTGCTTGCGTTAACGTCGAACGATTTGTCTGCTCAAGATCTAAAAGAATACACAAAATCGGTCATGGATAACGTTGCCGAAGACGCCAACTTTGTCATTGAAGACTTTTCTGCCAATGCTGCATTGAATTTTAGCTACAGTGAAATTGTGGAAGTATCGGATTGTTTGGTTATCGCCTTTACCCCGACGGTTGCGTCCTTAAGGGAGGCGGCACGGATGAAAAAACGCATAACTGAAATCAATGACAAAGATTCCCTAAGAATGATTTTATTGCTTAACCATGTTCAACCCGAAGCCATGTCAACCGTGTCGGTAGCGGAAGCTGAACAATATTTAGAAGCGCCCATTGATATTAAATTACCGTACATAAAAAAACTCGACTCTCGATTACTGGAGAATAAGCGCCTAGTGACTCTGCGAGGAGCGCCAAGCCGAGAAGTGAGAAAGCTTGCTTCACTCATACTAGGTGAGGACGGCAGTGCGAAGAAGAAAGGCCTTAGCTTTTCTTTTGGGAAAGGGTAG
- a CDS encoding DUF1127 domain-containing protein: MESVITKSNQGRVNTNSLSVLIKDFLSVITRWGRNAKTRRHLAELPSHLLDDVGIDRVNAEKESNKPFWK; the protein is encoded by the coding sequence ATGGAAAGCGTCATTACCAAGTCAAATCAAGGCAGAGTTAACACGAATTCATTATCAGTATTGATTAAGGATTTCTTATCAGTGATTACAAGGTGGGGGAGGAATGCAAAAACAAGACGTCACCTAGCGGAACTACCGAGTCATCTACTTGATGATGTTGGCATCGATAGAGTGAATGCTGAAAAAGAAAGTAATAAGCCATTTTGGAAGTAA